CGCGAGGGATACTACGACGTGAAACACACGTCGCTGACCCGATTGGGGAGCGGCTGGGCCCTCGACACCCCGGCTTCGCCGGCAGGCGCGGTTCCCCCGGGGAGCACGACTCTTCGCACCAATCTGGACACTTTCACCGGGGTGAAGCTCGCTGAGGCGCGGCACCTCTATCCTTTTTAGGCGTGCCCGGCGTTCTGCATCTGGCGCAGCTCCTTCTTGAGATCGCCCACTTCATCGCGAAGCCGTGCCGCCAGTTCAAACTGCAGTTCCGCTGCGGCGGCGTGCATCTGCTCGGTCATGGATGCGATCAGTCCGGCCAGATCCTCCGCGGGAGCAGCTGCCAAACCGTCCTTCCGGATGCCGCCCTTGCCCTTACCGGTGGTCTTGCGGTTCTTCTTGTCGGCCGCCTCAGCCAGCAGTGCCCTGGTGTCAGCGTCCTCGCGGGCCAGCGAGTCCGTAATGTCCGCGATCTTCTTGCGCAGCGGCTGGGGGTCCACCCCGTGGTCCTCGTTGTACTTCACCTGGATGGCACGGCGGCGGTTCGTTTCATCGATGGCCTTCGCCATGGAATCGGTGATCCGGTCGGCGTACATGTGAACCTCACCGGAGACGTTGCGGGCGGCACGGCCAATGGTCTGGATCAGCGAGGTGGAGGAACGCAGGAAGCCTTCCTTGTCGGCGTCGAGGATGGACACCAGCGACACTTCGGGAAGGTCCAAACCTTCACGCAGCAGGTTAATGCCCACAAGTACGTCGAAGGTCCCCATCCGCAGTTCACGCAACAGCTCCACGCGGCGCAGGGTATCGACGTCGGAGTGCAGGTATTCCACCTTGACCCCGTGCTCCATCAGGTAGCCCGTCAGGTCCTCGGCCATCCGCTTGGTCAGCGTGGTGACCAGCACGCGCTCGTTGCGCTCAGTCCGGGTGCGGATTTCCCCGAGCAGATCATCAATCTGGCCCTTGCTGGGCTTCACGATCACCTGCGGATCCACCAGACCGGTGGGACGGATAATCTGCTCAACAAAGCCGTCCGACTTGGACAGTTCGTATTTGCCGGGCGTGGCGGACATGTAGACGGTCTGGCCGATGCGTTCCAGGAACTCATCCCATTTCAGCGGCCGGTTGTCCATGGCCGACGGCAGCCGGAAGCCGTGGTCCACCAGGGTCCGCTTGCGGGACATGTCCCCTTCATACATGGCGCCGATCTGCGGAATGGTCACGTGGGACTCATCCACGACCAGCAGGAAGTCATCGGGGAAGTAATCCAGCAGGCAGTGCGGGGCGGTGCCGGGACCGCGGCCGTCAATGTGCCGGGAGTAGTTCTCGATGCCGTTGCAGAAGCCCATCTGCTGCATCATTTCCAGATCGTAGGTGGTCCGCATCCGCAGCCGCTGGGCTTCCACCAGCTTGTTCTGCGACTCCAGTTCGGCCAGCCGCACCTGCAGCTCGTCCTCAATCTGGCGGATGGCCCGGTGCATCCGGTCCTCGCCGGCCACGTAGTGCGACGCCGGGAAGACGTACATTTCCGTTTCCTCACGAATGACGTTTCCCGTGAGCGGGTGGAGGGTGTAGATGTTCTCAATCTCGTCGCCGAAGAACTCGATCCGCAGTGCGTTTTCCTCGTACATCGGAATGATCTCGACGGTGTCGCCGCGGACCCGGAAAGTGCCGCGGTGGAAGTCCATGTCGTTGCGGGCGTACTGCATATTGACGAACCGGCGCAGCAGGTCATCGCGGTTCATCTGCTGGCCCTTGCGCAGCGTGACCATGGCTTCGATGTACTCTTCAGGGGTTCCCAGGCCGTAGATGCAGGACACGGTGGCCACCACAATGACGTCGCGGCGGGTCAGCAGCGCGTTGGTGGCGGAGTGCCGCAGCCGTTCCACTTCCTCGTTGATGGAGGAGTCCTTCTCAATGAAAGTGTCCGTCTGCGGAACGTAGGCTTCGGGCTGGTAGTAGTCGTAGTAGGAGACGAAGTACTCCACCGCGTTGTTGGGCAGCAGTTCACGAAACTCGTTGGCCAGCTGCGCGGCGAGGGTCTTGTTCTGGACCATGATGAGCGTGGGCCGCTGGACCTGCTCCACCAGCCAGGCCGCCGTCGCGCTCTTACCGGTACCGGTGGCACCGAGGAGGACCACATCCTTTTCGCCGGCCTTGATCCGCTCGGCGAGTTCCTTGATGGCGGTGGGCTGGTCGCCCGCGGGCGAGTAATCGCTGATTACTTCAAAGGGGGCAACGACTCTCTTGATGTCCTGCGCAAGACTCATGATTAAAAGCTACTCCGCACTGCGGTCAGGATGCGTCCGCAGTGCGTGCGGTCAGCTCAGGGCTGAACACCTCCGGGCAGCCGGAGAGCGTCAGCGCGCGGCCCGAAGCAGCTCGTCGTTCAGCGGCAGCAGCCGGGTCTCCCACAGCTGCCGCACCGCTTCAACGAGCTCATGGGCAGTTCCCTCATTGACGAGCACGACGTCGGCCACCGCGGCACGCTCTTGAGCTGAAGCCTGCGCAGCGATCCGCGCCCGCGCCGCTTCCTCACTCATGCCTCGGTCCGCCGCCATCCGCCGGATCCGTTCCTCCTCCGGCGCATCGATCACCAGCACAAAGTCGAAGCTTCGGTGCTGTCCGGTTTCCACCAGCAGCGGCATGTCATGAACCACGATGGTCTCCGGCTCGGCTTCGCGTTCCAGCTCAGCAGCCCGTGCACGCACCCGGGGATGGACAATGCCGTTGAGGGTTTCCCGCCTGGCCTCATCACGAAAGACCACCGCCGCCAGCGCGGGCCGGTCCAGACGGCCTTCGCCGTCCAGGATGCCCGGCCCAAAGGCCTCGACGACGGCGGCGAGCCCCTCGGTGCCCGGCTCCACCACTTCGCGTGCCAGGGCATCGGCGTCGATGACCAGGGCACCAAGGTCGCGCAGCGTACGTGCGGCCAATGATTTTCCAGCGGCGATCCCGCCGGTCAGTCCTACTCTCAGCATGCGCCCAAGGCTACCGTGTCACAGCACCGGGCGCCGAAGGCGGGCGGAGCCTGCTGCGCAGCGTTTGAACTGAACAGCGCCTAAACTGTTGGGGTGAGTGACATCGACGCGGCGGCGGGGCGCTACACCACCATCGCCGGGGAACACCGCTCCGAACTCGAGATCAAGCGCTCACGTTTCATCACGGTGCTGCGCCGCACCGAAACCGAAGAACAGGCCCGCGCGCTGGTCGCCGAGCTGCGCCGTGAGTTCCATGACGCCCGCCACCACTGCAGTGCCTTTGTGCTCGGGCCGGGACGTGAAGTTCAGCGTTCCAATGACGACGGCGAGCCCTCCGGCACCGCAGGCCTTCCCATGCTGGAAGCCCTGACGAAGCGGGAAACGTTTGGCGGCGCCACGGACCTCAGTGACATCACAGCGGTGACCGTCCGCTATTTCGGCGGAATCCTGCTGGGCGCCGGCGGCCTGATACGCGCCTATTCCGAGTCCGTTTCCTCCGCCCTGGCCACCGCTCCCCTGCTCCGCCGCCGCCGGATGCAGCTCTACGCGGTGCCGGCGGGACATGCCGAGGCCGGGCGGCTGGAGAATGACCTGCGCAACGCCGGGATCAGCGTCACCGGCACGGAGTACGGCGCCTCGGGGGCCACCATTACCGTGGCATTGCCGGACACCCCGGGCAGCATCGACCTCTTTTCCGAGCGCCTCGCAACCTTCACCGCCGGCAGCAGCACCCCCGAACACCTGAGAACAGAATGGATCGACCTGTGACGCACGACCCCGCCCGACTGCTCCCCGAGGAACCGGACTTTTCCTTCGAGTCGCTGAGCCGCCGGCCCGATGTCGAGGCGGAGAACCTGCAGGCCCACGACTCCGCCGACCGCCTGCTCCTGGACACAGCGGCGGAGCGGCTGCGCGAAAACGGAAGCGCCGTCGTCGTTATTGGGGACGCGTACGGTGCACTGACCCTTGGGGCGGCTGCCCTTCACGGCGTGCGCGGCCTGCGGGTTCATCAGGATCCGTACTCCGGCGAACTGGCGCTGCGGCGCAACGCCGACGCCGCCGGGCTGGCCGAGACCTACCGGTCCCTGCCGCTGGGCGCGGACCTGCTGACAGGGGCGCGGACGGTGCTGCTGCGCCTGCCGCGTTCGCTGGACGCCCTGGAGGAGATTGCCGCATTGATCGCCGCGTACGCCGCCCCGGACGTGGTGGTGTACGCCGGCGGCAGGCTCAAGCACATGACCACGGCCATGAACGACGTGCTGGGACGCTGGTTCGGCTCGGTGACGGCGGGCCTGGCGCGGCAGAAGTCCCGGGTACTGACGGTGTCCGGTCCGCTGCCTGCCGCGGTGCAGCCGGCCAACCGTTTTCCGCTGGCCCAGCGGCACGACGTCGGGCTGCCGGCCCCGCTGGAGCTGAGGGCCCACGGTGCGGCCTTCGCCGGAGCAGCGCTGGACATTGGCACCCGGTTCCTGCTGCCGCACCTGGCCGGAGCCCGGCAGGCGCAGACGGCGGTGGATCTGGGCTGCGGCACCGGTGCCATCGCCGCGTACCTGGCACTGACCCGTCCGTCTCTGCGGGTGATCGCGACGGATCAGTCGGCGGCCGCCGTCGCCTCCGCAACAGCAACCATGACCGCGAACGGCGTCGCGGACCGCGTGTCGGTCCGCCGCGACGATGCCCTTGCCGGGCATCCGGACCGCTCAGCGGAGCTGATCGTGCTGAACCCGCCGTTCCACATTGGCGCCAGCGTGCATGCCGGGATCGCTTTGAAGCTCTTTGCCGACGCCGGTCGGGTGCTCGCGCCGGGCGGGGAACTGTGGGCCGTGTGGAACAGCCATCTGACCTACAAGTCCGCCCTGACCCGACTGGTCGGCCCCACCCGCGAGGTGGCGCGCAACCCCAAGTTCACTGTCACCGTCAGTACCAGGCGGTAGCCGCACCGGCCCACACCGGAGCCCCGGACTAAGTATCCGGAAAACTTGAGAGAGCGCTCTCTTGACAGTGATCCATATCACTCCTAGAGTAAAGCGAACGTCAAGAGAGCGCTCTCTCAGCCAAGTGTGATGGCCCGGAGCGCAGAACTCTGTTCCAGCCTTTTATGCCTTCTCCATCCCGCTTCCGTTGATCAAGCCTGCCCAGATAAGAGGCACGGTCCGCTGTTCCGGGATTGCACTGCTCTATCCGAACACAAAGGAGTGACCGTGAAGAATTTCCGATTTCCCGCAGCGGCAATTGCAGGGGCCGCTGCTGTGGCGCTGCTCGCGTCAGGCTGCGGCGGCGGCGGCGACCAGGAAGCGGCAAGCGCCGAGAATCCAATCGAGCTGAGCGTTACGACGTTCGGCACCTTCGGCTACGACGACCTGTACGCCGAATACGAAGACGCCAACCCCGGCATCAAAATCAACCCCAACAACATCGACCGCGGCGAGAACGCGCGGACCGATGCCTTCACAAAGTTGTCTGCCGGGTCCGGTCTAAGCGACGTGGTTGCCATTGAAGAAGGCTGGCTCGGTTCCATCATGGAAGTGTCCGACCAGTTCGTGGACCTCAATGAATACGGAGCCGAAGACATCAAGGACAACTGGGTCGACTGGAAGTTCAAGCAGGGCACCGATTCCGAGGGCCGCGTCATTGGCTACGGCACCGACATTGGCCCCCAGGGCCTCTGCTACAACGGCAAGCTCTTCGAGGCCGCCGGGCTCCCCAGCGACCGTGAGGCGGTGGCTGAACTGTTCGGCGGAGACGACGCCACCTGGGACAAGTACTTCGAAATTGGCCAGCAGTATCACGACAAGACCGGCCTGGCCTGGTACGACCAGTCGGGCTTCGTGTGGAACTCCATGGTGAACCAGATGGAGGAGGGCTACTACACTGCCGACGGTGAGCTGAACATCGAAGACAACGCCGCCATGAAGGAACAGTTCATGCAGCTCGCCGCAGGGACGGAGGCCGGACTGTCCGCCAACGAGAAGAAGTGGGACTGGGGCAAGGGCAAGGCTTTCGCTGACGGATCCTTCGCAACCTTCGTCTGCCCGGGCTGGATGCTGGGCACCATTCAAACCCAGATGGAATCCGCAGGAGCAGGCGCGGAGGCCGGATGGGACTTCGCTGATGTCTTCCCCGGCGGAGCCTCAAACTGGGGTGGCGCCTTCCTCTCCGTTCCGGAGACTTCCGAGCACAAGGAGGAAGCCGCGAAGCTGGCTGCCTGGCTGACGGCCCCGGAGCAGCAGGTGAAGCAGTCTGCGGCAGCAAACAACTTCCCCAGCACCGTGGAGGCCCAAAAGCAGCTTGCCGAAGAGGCAGCGCCCAATGAGCTGTTCAACAACGCACCCACCGGCGCAATCCTCGCATCGCGCGCGGAGGGTGTTACAGCGCAGTTCAAGGGTCCGGAGGACTCAGTTATCCAGGACAAAGTCTTCAGCGCCGCACTGGGCCAGCTTGATGCAGGCACCACTGACGGGGAAGGCTCCTGGAACGAGGCCATGAAGCTCCTGAACGAGCTCGTAGTCAACAACTAGCAACTAGTCGAGCGGGGCCTCCGGCACTGCCGGAGGCCTCCCAGACGGACTGCGAGAATCGTCATGACCGTAACTCTCAAACGCCCCGCGCCCGCGGCGCCGCCGACCAGGGCCGTGTCCCCGTTCAGGCACCGCCTCAGCGCCTGGGACCTGAAATTCTCCCCCTACCTGTACATCTCACCCTTCTTCCTGCTCTTTGCGCTGGTGGGCCTCTTCCCGCTGGTTTACACGTTCTGGGTGTCGCTGCATGACTGGCACCTGCTCAAGGGCCAGGGCGAGTTCGTTGGGCTGGCAAACTTCACCAACGTCCTCCAGGACAGGTTCTTCTGGAATTCGCTGGGGAACACGATGAGCATCTTCCTGCTTTCCGCTATTCCGCAGCTCATCGGTGCCCTGTTCATTGCGGCGGTGCTTGACCAGAACCTGCGGGCCAAGACGTTCTGGCGCATGAGCATCCTCCTCCCCTACGTTGTTACCCCCGTGGCCGTCGCGGTGATTTTCACCAACATGTTCGGCGAGGACCCGGGCCTGATCAACAATCTGCTGGGCAACTTCGGCATTGACCCGATTATGTGGCGAACCGATACCCTCCCGAGCCACATCGCGATCGCCACCATGGTCAACTGGCGGTGGACCGGCTACAACGCGCTGATTCTCCTGGCAGCCATGCAGGCTGTTCCCCGCGATATCTATGAGTCGGCCGCGATTGACGGAGCCGGTGCCTTCAGGCGCTTCTTCAGCATTACGCTGCCGAGCATCCGGCCCACCATGATTTTTGTCATCATTACGTCCACCATTGGCGGCCTGCAGATCTTCGCGGAACCGCGGCTCTTTGATCCGACCGATCCGGGCGGTCCGCAGCGCATCTTCCAAACCACCGTGCTCTACCTCTGGGAGATGGGCTTCCAGCGGAACAACTTCGGCAAAGCATCCGCGATTGCCTGGCTGCTCTTTCTGATCATCGTGATCATCGGACTCATCAACTTTTCCATCTCAAAGAAGATTGCGTCCGCTGATGCCAAGAAGCCCCGCAACCGGGCCCAGTGCCGCGCCGAAGGGAAACGCAAATGAGCCTCCTCGAAAAGGGCACCGCCCGGACAGGCACCCCGGTTTCCAGCCGGCGTGCCCGGCGTCCGCTCCGCCAGCGCATTTTCGGCAACGGACTGAAGCCCGGCTATCTGACCTACGGACTGCTTCTGGCGTTCTTCCTGGGTTCCGCCTATCCGCTGTGGTGGTCTGTCGTCGTCGGCAGCCGAACCAATGAAGCCCTCGGACTGGACTGGCCCCCGCTGCTGCCGGGCGGTAACTTCTGGAACAACGTCTCAGAGGTCTTTGACACCATCCCGTTTTGGACGGCGCTCTGGAACAGCATCCTGATCTCCACGATCATCACCGTCTCGGTGGTGACGTTCTCCACGCTGGCCGGCTATGCCTTCGCCAAGCTGCGGTTCCGCGGAAACACCGTCCTCATGGTGGCGGTGGTGGCCACCATGGCCATCCCCACCCAGTTGGGCATTATTCCGCTGTTCATGGTGATGCGCACCCTCGGCTGGACCGGTGAAATCGGTGCGGTGATTATCCCCAGCCTCGTCACTGCCTTCGGCGTGTTCTTCATGCGCCAGTACCTGGTGGACGTGATCCCTGACGAACTGATCGAATCGGCACGCATGGACGGCGCCAACATGATCAGGACCTTCTGGCATGTCGCACTGCCGGCAGCCAAGCCGGCCATGGCCATCCTGAGCCTGTTCACGTTCATGATGGCCTGGACCGACTTCCTCTGGCCGCTGCTGGTTCTCAACGCCGGCAATCCGACGCTCCAGACCGCCCTAAGCCAGCTGTCGTCAGCCCGCTACGTGGACTACTCGGTGGTGCTGACCGGCGCGGTCCTGGCGACCATACCCCTGCTGGTCCTTTTTGTGGCCGCGGGCAAACAACTTATTTCCGGAATCATGCAAGGAGCAGTGAAGGGCTAATGACCAACACAACACCCTCGGGGAACAACTGGCCGGACGGCTTCATCTGGGGATCAGCCACAGCTGCAGCCCAGATTGAAGGCGCTGCCTGGACGGACGGCAAGGAAGACTCAGTTTGGGACGCCTTTGCCCGCACGCCGGGAAACACCTTGAACGGAGACACCCCCGAGACGGCCGTTGACCACTACCACCGCATGCCAGCAGACGTTGCCCTGATGAAGGATCTTGGACTGGACTCCTACCGGTTCTCCACCAGCTGGGCCCGGGTACGCCCCGGCGGCCGAAGCACCAATGCCCGGGGTCTGGACTTCTATTCCCGCCTGGTGGATGAGCTCCTGGAGGCCGGCATCCTCCCCTGGCTCACCCTCTACCACTGGGACCTGCCGCAGGAACTGGAGGAGGCAGGCGGCTGGGCCAACCGCGACACGGCCCACCGCTTCCTGGAGTACGCGGATGATGTCTATTCGGCCCTGGGCGACCGGGTGCAGCACTGGACCACCTTCAATGAGCCGTTCTGCTCTTCGCTGCTGGGTTACGGCTCCGGCGTGCATGCACCCGGGAGGCAGGAGCCCCGGGCAGCCGTCGCTGCGGTGCATCACCAGCATCTTGCCCACGGACTCGCCGTCACGCATCTGCGTGACCGGGGTGCGCAGCAGCTGGGCATCACCCTCAACCTGAGCAATGCCATCCCCAGGGACGCCTCCGATCCCGTGGACCTCGAAGCCGCCCGGCTCTTCGACTCCCTGCAAAACCGCATTTTCCTGGACCCGATCCTGCGCGGCGCCTACCCGGAGGACTCCCTGCGGGACCTTGAACCGTTTGGGCTGCATGACGTGATTTTTCCGGGTGACATGGAGGTCATCGGCGCTCCCATCGATTTCCTGGGCGTCAACCACTACCACGATGACCTGATCAGCGGCCATCCGGACACCACGGGAGGCGACGGCCATTCAGGCGGCTCCGGCCGCCAGCCGGCATCACCGTGGATCGGTGCCGAACACATCACCTTCCCGAGCCGCGGGCTGCCCCGCACCGCGATGGACTGGGAGGTCAACCCCGACGGGCTCCGCAAGCTGCTGGTCCGCCTGGGCAAGGAATACCCAACGCTGCCGCCGCTGTACGTCACCGAAAACGGCGCGGCTTACGACGACGCCGTTCTTGCGGACGGAAGTGTGCCCGATGAAGAACGCACGCAGTACATCCTGGACCACATTGCCGCCGTCGGCCGGGCCGTTGAGGCAGGGGCGGATGTCCGGGGCTACTTTGTCTGGTCCCTGCTGGACAACTTCGAATGGTCCTGGGGCTACAGCAAGCGTTTTGGGATTGTGCGGGTGGACTATGACACCCAGGCCCGCACCGTCAAGGACAGCGGCCGCGCCTACAGCCGGCACATTGCAGCCGCGCGCTCCGGGTCCCGCGCCACGCGGTCCGTGGCGCC
This genomic interval from Arthrobacter sunyaminii contains the following:
- the uvrB gene encoding excinuclease ABC subunit UvrB is translated as MSLAQDIKRVVAPFEVISDYSPAGDQPTAIKELAERIKAGEKDVVLLGATGTGKSATAAWLVEQVQRPTLIMVQNKTLAAQLANEFRELLPNNAVEYFVSYYDYYQPEAYVPQTDTFIEKDSSINEEVERLRHSATNALLTRRDVIVVATVSCIYGLGTPEEYIEAMVTLRKGQQMNRDDLLRRFVNMQYARNDMDFHRGTFRVRGDTVEIIPMYEENALRIEFFGDEIENIYTLHPLTGNVIREETEMYVFPASHYVAGEDRMHRAIRQIEDELQVRLAELESQNKLVEAQRLRMRTTYDLEMMQQMGFCNGIENYSRHIDGRGPGTAPHCLLDYFPDDFLLVVDESHVTIPQIGAMYEGDMSRKRTLVDHGFRLPSAMDNRPLKWDEFLERIGQTVYMSATPGKYELSKSDGFVEQIIRPTGLVDPQVIVKPSKGQIDDLLGEIRTRTERNERVLVTTLTKRMAEDLTGYLMEHGVKVEYLHSDVDTLRRVELLRELRMGTFDVLVGINLLREGLDLPEVSLVSILDADKEGFLRSSTSLIQTIGRAARNVSGEVHMYADRITDSMAKAIDETNRRRAIQVKYNEDHGVDPQPLRKKIADITDSLAREDADTRALLAEAADKKNRKTTGKGKGGIRKDGLAAAPAEDLAGLIASMTEQMHAAAAELQFELAARLRDEVGDLKKELRQMQNAGHA
- the coaE gene encoding dephospho-CoA kinase; its protein translation is MLRVGLTGGIAAGKSLAARTLRDLGALVIDADALAREVVEPGTEGLAAVVEAFGPGILDGEGRLDRPALAAVVFRDEARRETLNGIVHPRVRARAAELEREAEPETIVVHDMPLLVETGQHRSFDFVLVIDAPEEERIRRMAADRGMSEEAARARIAAQASAQERAAVADVVLVNEGTAHELVEAVRQLWETRLLPLNDELLRAAR
- a CDS encoding IMPACT family protein, with product MSDIDAAAGRYTTIAGEHRSELEIKRSRFITVLRRTETEEQARALVAELRREFHDARHHCSAFVLGPGREVQRSNDDGEPSGTAGLPMLEALTKRETFGGATDLSDITAVTVRYFGGILLGAGGLIRAYSESVSSALATAPLLRRRRMQLYAVPAGHAEAGRLENDLRNAGISVTGTEYGASGATITVALPDTPGSIDLFSERLATFTAGSSTPEHLRTEWIDL
- a CDS encoding class I SAM-dependent methyltransferase produces the protein MTHDPARLLPEEPDFSFESLSRRPDVEAENLQAHDSADRLLLDTAAERLRENGSAVVVIGDAYGALTLGAAALHGVRGLRVHQDPYSGELALRRNADAAGLAETYRSLPLGADLLTGARTVLLRLPRSLDALEEIAALIAAYAAPDVVVYAGGRLKHMTTAMNDVLGRWFGSVTAGLARQKSRVLTVSGPLPAAVQPANRFPLAQRHDVGLPAPLELRAHGAAFAGAALDIGTRFLLPHLAGARQAQTAVDLGCGTGAIAAYLALTRPSLRVIATDQSAAAVASATATMTANGVADRVSVRRDDALAGHPDRSAELIVLNPPFHIGASVHAGIALKLFADAGRVLAPGGELWAVWNSHLTYKSALTRLVGPTREVARNPKFTVTVSTRR
- a CDS encoding ABC transporter substrate-binding protein gives rise to the protein MKNFRFPAAAIAGAAAVALLASGCGGGGDQEAASAENPIELSVTTFGTFGYDDLYAEYEDANPGIKINPNNIDRGENARTDAFTKLSAGSGLSDVVAIEEGWLGSIMEVSDQFVDLNEYGAEDIKDNWVDWKFKQGTDSEGRVIGYGTDIGPQGLCYNGKLFEAAGLPSDREAVAELFGGDDATWDKYFEIGQQYHDKTGLAWYDQSGFVWNSMVNQMEEGYYTADGELNIEDNAAMKEQFMQLAAGTEAGLSANEKKWDWGKGKAFADGSFATFVCPGWMLGTIQTQMESAGAGAEAGWDFADVFPGGASNWGGAFLSVPETSEHKEEAAKLAAWLTAPEQQVKQSAAANNFPSTVEAQKQLAEEAAPNELFNNAPTGAILASRAEGVTAQFKGPEDSVIQDKVFSAALGQLDAGTTDGEGSWNEAMKLLNELVVNN
- a CDS encoding carbohydrate ABC transporter permease, giving the protein MTVTLKRPAPAAPPTRAVSPFRHRLSAWDLKFSPYLYISPFFLLFALVGLFPLVYTFWVSLHDWHLLKGQGEFVGLANFTNVLQDRFFWNSLGNTMSIFLLSAIPQLIGALFIAAVLDQNLRAKTFWRMSILLPYVVTPVAVAVIFTNMFGEDPGLINNLLGNFGIDPIMWRTDTLPSHIAIATMVNWRWTGYNALILLAAMQAVPRDIYESAAIDGAGAFRRFFSITLPSIRPTMIFVIITSTIGGLQIFAEPRLFDPTDPGGPQRIFQTTVLYLWEMGFQRNNFGKASAIAWLLFLIIVIIGLINFSISKKIASADAKKPRNRAQCRAEGKRK
- a CDS encoding carbohydrate ABC transporter permease, translating into MSLLEKGTARTGTPVSSRRARRPLRQRIFGNGLKPGYLTYGLLLAFFLGSAYPLWWSVVVGSRTNEALGLDWPPLLPGGNFWNNVSEVFDTIPFWTALWNSILISTIITVSVVTFSTLAGYAFAKLRFRGNTVLMVAVVATMAIPTQLGIIPLFMVMRTLGWTGEIGAVIIPSLVTAFGVFFMRQYLVDVIPDELIESARMDGANMIRTFWHVALPAAKPAMAILSLFTFMMAWTDFLWPLLVLNAGNPTLQTALSQLSSARYVDYSVVLTGAVLATIPLLVLFVAAGKQLISGIMQGAVKG
- a CDS encoding GH1 family beta-glucosidase, whose product is MTNTTPSGNNWPDGFIWGSATAAAQIEGAAWTDGKEDSVWDAFARTPGNTLNGDTPETAVDHYHRMPADVALMKDLGLDSYRFSTSWARVRPGGRSTNARGLDFYSRLVDELLEAGILPWLTLYHWDLPQELEEAGGWANRDTAHRFLEYADDVYSALGDRVQHWTTFNEPFCSSLLGYGSGVHAPGRQEPRAAVAAVHHQHLAHGLAVTHLRDRGAQQLGITLNLSNAIPRDASDPVDLEAARLFDSLQNRIFLDPILRGAYPEDSLRDLEPFGLHDVIFPGDMEVIGAPIDFLGVNHYHDDLISGHPDTTGGDGHSGGSGRQPASPWIGAEHITFPSRGLPRTAMDWEVNPDGLRKLLVRLGKEYPTLPPLYVTENGAAYDDAVLADGSVPDEERTQYILDHIAAVGRAVEAGADVRGYFVWSLLDNFEWSWGYSKRFGIVRVDYDTQARTVKDSGRAYSRHIAAARSGSRATRSVAPVV